One Amaranthus tricolor cultivar Red isolate AtriRed21 chromosome 10, ASM2621246v1, whole genome shotgun sequence genomic window carries:
- the LOC130824993 gene encoding uncharacterized protein LOC130824993, producing MREKFYRLHVRKDKSNEFVRLEKGEMTVDEYYRKFMEYIQYCPDDVPTEEKKMQRFELGLSYDIQKHIETDRYNTLEQMYKRASQIGNILRKEKEKEKSNVPEKRKEVASQASGNSSDFYQKKARTFGNFQEVGLVQIMGLGRDAMPAKPLLDRDGNERKYFCRKCRGNHPGKDCDGNLPGGQHRQQNSNNSGRQVNQQYENGNHGNTAQRFQRPVSGGQGRVDGNRIEGSGMQREGNQVGGINAQPIGGRASAVSAREADQAMDVVIGTFTIHSVAVNVLFDSGATCSFLAKSKVEELNVGTFKKVSYTVVVPSGKLYNYDRLYKEVPLRIGKVIFPCDLCVLDMEGLEVFLGMDCQVGNKEEDPKNIAVVNEFLDVFPDEIPGMPPQWKIDFIIDLVLGTGPIYKAPYRMAPKEMEELKSQLDELLDKGYIRPSVSPWGAPVVFVRKKDDSLRLSFRTRYGHYEFTVMPFGLTNAPASFMCLMNQVYSAFLDKFVVVFIDDILVYLKDRDDHEKHLRLVLQTLRENKLYAKLSKCDLWLEKVSFLGHFVSKEGVSVDLELATIVFALRIRRHYLYGIKCRIYTDH from the exons ATGCGAGAGAAATTCTACCGTTTGCACGTGAGAAAAGATAAGTCAAACGAGTTCGTTCGTTTGGAGAAGGGAGAGATGACTGTTGATGAATATTACCGAAAGTTTATGGAATATATTCAGTACTGTCCTGATGATGTTCCTactgaggagaaaaagatgcagCGATTTGAACTGGGATTGTCATAtgacattcaaaaacatattgagaCTGATCGCTATAACACCCTGGAACAAATGTACAAGCGTGCGTCTCAAATAGGGAATATTCTGAggaaggagaaagaaaaagagaagagtaATGTCCCTGAGAAGAGGAAAGAGGTTGCAAGCCAGGCATCAGGGAATTCGTCGGACTTTTATCAGAAGAAAGCTAGAACTTTCGGGAATTTTCAGGAAGTCGGTCTAGTACAAATTATGGGTTTAGGGAGAGACGCGATGCCTGCTAAGCCATTACTAGACCGAGATGGCAATGAAAGGAAGTATTTTTGTAGGAAATGCAGGGGAAATCATCCGGGAAAGGATTGTGATGGGAATTTG CCGGGTGGGCAACACCGGCAGCAGAATTCGAATAACTCCGGGAGGCAAGTCAACCAGCAGTACGAAAATGGTAATCATGGAAACACTGCTCAGAGGTTTCAACGACCTGTTAGTGGGGGACAAGGCCGGGTGGATGGAAACCGGATCGAAGGGTCAGGTATGCAACGTGAGGGTAATCAAGTCGGAGGAATAAATGCACAGCCGATTGGTGGACGAGCATCTGCCGTAAGTGCAAGGGAAGCTGACCAAGCAATGGATGTAGTTATAGGTACGTTCACCATTCATTCTGTAGCTGTAAATGTACTTTTTGATTCGGGTGCAACATGTTcttttcttgcaaagagtaaggTAGAGGAGTTGAATGTAGGAACGTTTAAGAAAGTTTCTTATACAGTGGTTGTTccatcgggaaaattgtacaATTATGATAGATTGTATAAGGAGGTACCCTTGAGAATAGGGAAGGTCATTTTTCCTTGTGACTTGTGTGTGTTAGACATGGAAGGCTTAGAGGTAtttttggggatggactg ccaaGTGGGGAACAAGGAGGAGGATCCTAAGAATATTGCAGTGGTGAATGAATTTTTAGATGTTTTCCCTGATGAAATTCCCGGCATGCCACCTCAATGGAAAATTGATTTCATAATAGACTTGGTGCTTGGGACGGGACCAATTTATAAAGCCCCTTATCGCATGGCTCcgaaggagatggaggaattaaAGTCTCAACTTGACGAATTATTGGACAAGGGTTAtatccgacctagtgtttcCCCTTGGGGGGCTCCAGTTGTTTTTGTAAGGAAGAAGGATGACAGTTTAAGATTAT CTTTTAGAACACGTTATGGGCATTATGAGTTCACTGTGATGCCTTTTGGATTAACAAATGCTCCAGCTTCAttcatgtgtttgatgaatcaagTATATAGTGCGTTTTTGGATAAGTTCGTGGtagtctttattgatgacatattggtctattTGAAAGACCGGGATGATCATGAGAAACATCTACGTTTAGTCCTTcaaaccctgcgagaaaacAAGTTGTACGCAAAATTGTCAAAATGTGACTTGTGGTTGGAAAAGGTCTCATTTTTGGGACATTTTGTTTCTAAGGAGGGCGTCTCGGTTGATCTGGAGTTAGCTACTATAGTGTTTGCTCTCAGAATACGGaggcattacttgtatggcaTAAAATGtaggatctacactgatcattaG
- the LOC130824992 gene encoding uncharacterized protein LOC130824992, translated as MYQDLKLMFWWSGMKKDIADYVSRCLTCHKVKSEHKRLGGLPQPLEIPTDGQTKRTNQILDDMLRAIAMEWQGSWDEQLDLVEFSYNNSYQMTEKVRLIRDRLKAAQDRQKSYADLKRQPEEFIVGERLKRYHVAASHVLDPEPLDLDTSLSYSEQPVRILDTKVRITRRKDIFMVKVLWSNHEREAATWET; from the exons ATGTATCAAGAccttaagttaatgttttggtggtctgggatgaagaaggatattgcgGATTATGTCTCGCGCTGTTTGACTTGTCAcaaggttaaaagtgagcataaaaGACTAGGAGGGTTACCGCAACCTTTGGAGAtaccg acggatgggCAGACGAAACGAACAAATCAGATTTTAGATGATATGTTGcgcgctattgccatggaatggcaagggtcgTGGGATGAACAATTGGACTTGGTCGAgttttcttacaacaacagttatcag ATGACTGAGAAAGTAAGGttgataagggatcgtttgaaagcggcacaggatcgTCAAAAGTCTTACGCTGATTTAAAGCGACAACCAGAAGAGTTCATCGTGGGTGAACGG TTAAAGCGATATCATGTCGCAGCCTCTCATGTCTTAGATCCCgaacctttagatttggataCATCTTTGTCTTACTCTGAGCAACCGGTTAGAATCTTGGACACGAAGGTCCGTATTACACGACGGAAGGATATATTTATGGTAAAAGTtctgtggtcaaatcacgagcgtgaagcggctacATGGGAAACGTAG
- the LOC130824991 gene encoding uncharacterized protein LOC130824991: protein MKRKGIKKAVIRNSARLMQQNKEATAASGTRSLLNESDEESFSPTMSFHSSDSDNVSLVDSGEEAEVEDGIRMEDVDAGHFDPFEGPVWDDQCDDFDNNLTKLYKKGELYTDKGFGNIMIKEWQLFTDKQHLRDVIRDYCIQSGFSVIVDKVNCEWRLHASRLPDGVTWAIKKIQNAKHTCLGLETKNSMVTVKWACYALLEDIRANNDIPGKALNELLWSRYGVEMAQTSLYRVRNMALSIINGGNDTSYSALPSYCDVIKSKKRVSLDALFSGCRSVIRVDGAHLKGNYGGVLLSAIALDGNNEMFPVAWGIDKALNDLWPKVQRRYCCRHLSANWKKCFPGPKLWQLFWLACGAFSTFTFAKAMNEIEKNKPETRKWPADLGPHERWTKHKFDPELKCDINKTNFLESFNATLGTDRSCRAFIFSPEEYAVVEGKSTLSVSLNQHTCLCNVWQLTCIPYRHAMRAILHEGLDPQSLVHDWYSVEKYKLAYRHSIKPISDQDNWPATEHPTILPLVLKRGVCRPYRNRKRGDDEERKGKRIKTIKCGSEEILVTTRPLAREGQQKNKRQQETLMMLKLPRATERQ, encoded by the exons ATGAAAAGAAAGGGAATTAAGAAGGCAGTTATTAGAAACTCTGCAAGACTAATGCAACAGAATAAGGAGGCTACTGCTGCATCTGGAACACGATCCTTGCTCAATGAGAGTGATGAAGAATCTTTCAGTCCAACCATGTCATTCCATAGTAGTGATAGTGATAATGTGTCTTTGGTTGATAGTGGTGAAGAGGCTGAGGTAGAGGATGGAATTAGGATGGAAGATGTTGATGCAGGTCATTTTGATCCATTTGAAGGACCAGTTTGGGATGATCAATGTGATGACTTTGATAATAATTTGACTAAGTTGTATAAGAAAGGGGAATTATACACAGACAAAGGTTTTGGGAACATTATGATTAAGGAGTGGCAATTGTTTACAGATAAGCAACATTTGAGGGATGTGATTAGGGATTATTGCATACAATCTGGTTTTTCAGTGATTGTTGATAAAGTAAATTGTGAGTGGAGATTGCATGCTTCTAGGCTGCCTGATGGTGTTACTTGGGctatcaaaaaaattcaaaatgctAAACACACATGCTTGGGGTTAGAAACCAAAAACTCTATGGTAACAGTGAAGTGGGCATGCTATGCCTTACTAGAGGACATAAGGGCTAATAATGACATCCCAGGTAAGGCTTTGAATGAGCTTTTGTGGTCCAgatatggtgttgaaatggcaCAAACAAGCTTGTATAGGGTGAGGAACATGGCCTTGAGTATCATTAATGGTGGGAATGATACATCATATAGTGCATTGCCATCTTATTGTGATGTTATCAAATCAAAAAAGAGG GTATCTCTGGATGCCCTTTTTTCTGGTTGTAGAAGTGTTATTAGAGTGGATGGGGCTCATTTAAAGGGTAATTATGGTGGTGTTTTGTTATCTGCAATTGCCCTTGATGGCAACAATGAAATGTTTCCAGTGGCATGG GGAATTGACAAGGCTCTCAATGATTTGTGGCCTAAGGTGCAAAGAAGGTATTGTTGCAGACACCTTAGTGCCAACTGGAAGAAGTGTTTTCCTGGACCTAAGTTATGGCAACTGTTTTGGCTAGCATGTGGGGCCTTCTCAACCTTCACATTTGCAAAGGCCATGAATGAGATTGAAAAAAACAAACCTGAAACAAGGAAATGGCCTGCTGATTTGGGTCCACATGAGAGATGGACAAAACATAAATTTGATCCTGAATTGAAGTGTGACATTAACAAGACAAATTTTTTGGAAAGCTTCAATGCAACCCTAGGAACTGACAG GTCTTGCAGGGCTTTCATATTTAGTCCAGAGGAGTATGCGGTGGTGGAGGGTAAATCAACTCTATCTGTCAGTTTGAACCAACACACATGCCTTTGCAATGTGTGGCAACTCACTTGCATACCATATAGGCATGCAATGAGAGCCATTCTTCATGAAGGTCTTGATCCACAATCATTGGTTCATGATTGGTATTCAGTAGAGAAATATAAGTTGGCCTATCGTCACAGCATTAAACCTATCTCTGACCAGGATAATTGGCCAGCTACTGAACACCCTACTATACTACCTCTTGTGCTCAAAAGAGGTGTTTGTAGGCCTTATAGGAACAGAAAGAGAGGTGATGATGAAGAGAGGAAGGGAAAGAGGATCAAGACAATAAAATGTGGAAGTGAGGAGATTTTGGTCACAACAAGGCCACTTGCAAGGGAGGggcaacaaaaaaacaaaaggcaGCAAGAAACACTGATGATGCTTAAACTTCCAAGAGCAACGGAACGTCAGTAG